atgTAGTTGGTAAGCCTCCTTTGAAGaaactaattttttctttgaaagtagATGCCAATTGGAGATGACTTTTGTTTAGAGATGGGAGACCAGAAACATGTAGCTCTTCATTAACTTAAACTGTATTAATTAAATACCAACAACTACTACCAGTCTGAATCCAGTGCTTGCTTTGTTTCAGATACCATAATAAGCATTTACTGAGGCGGGGCTGGTTAAATAGGATGTTCTGATTCGTGCAGCCAGAAGATGAAGCAGCTGAAATTTAAGCTTCTGTTCACCAGGGTCCAGGAgcttatattattttcattacaAAAGGCTATATAACATACAAGATACTGTCTATGTAAATGTGTAACCTTGGGTGTTTTCTTGAATTACAGGCTCTTATTTTGAAATGCAAATTTTAGTCATCATCTGTTTGAGCAGTGTAGGTGAATCTGTAAATTTTAGAAGTGAGATTACTGATAGAATCTGACTCAGCTCCCTGGGATGTTAGTAAGGGGTACCTTTAGGACTGAAATGAACAAGATCTCAAACCGGAAGACTGGAGAAATGGTGGGAGGATATTCAGTTTTATTAGAAATCAATtacagggcattggtggcacacacccttaatcccagcacttgggaggcagaggcaggcctgtgagttcgaggccagcctggtctccagagtgagtgccaggataggctccaaagctacacagagaaaccctgtcttgaaaaaccaaaaaaaaaaaaaaatcacattggatggggtggggggtaggttgggggtggaggaagagggatgggggtgaggggagggagagggagaagggacttacatgtgaaacaagcttgttctctaacttgaactaatatatatataaaaggaatCAATTACACCTTAAACACCATTTACAAATTACATGTTTGTTCTATAATGTAGTTACTATAATAACTCCATGAAATACAATAATGTTAAAAAGAGGTAAAGAAGTTGCTTACTAGTATTTAGAGAAGTTGTGTTTTTCATTCTATTTGCTTATTGAACCTTTACAAGCAATACCCTAAAAAAGTTACCCACATTTATTGACATATACATTCATACCCAATATGAGTTAGATGCTAATACACCCATAACTGGCCAAACTAAGGCATATAGACACTGAGCATCATGTCCACAGCTACACAATTAGTAAGTAAAAAAGTTTAAGTTCAGGCACTCTGACTGGACACTTTGGGCTGTAATTGCTACCTGAAGGGGTGAAGTGGCAGAACTCATATTCAAACTCACTGtaaactcattttattttcaattagaCTCCCTGGATGGTGTCCCTTTCACAAAACCCAGACTTTTCATAAGGCTGGTAACTGACTTCTTTAGTAACTAGTAGCCACTTTACTTAGTTAGCTTTACTacttctgtgatgaaacaccatgaccaaagcaacttggggaggaatgggtttatttcactcacagttctaTATAACTGTTTGTTATCAAAATCagtgaaggcaggaactcaagcagggaaggaactgatgcagaggttgTGAAGGGGacaagtgctgcttactgacttgctcccctgGTTTTCTCAGCcgactttcttatagaactcaggaccatcagcccagggaatGCACCACCCACAACAAGctggacctcccccatcaatcactaattcagaaaagcgtaatcttatggaggcactttttcaattgagattccctccatttgggtgactctagtttgtgtcaagttgacataaaactagacaggaCACCACTTTTGAGATAAGAGTGAAAATATCATCCTTCTGCTCTATTCAGAATTCCTTAAAAAGACCCAGAAAAAAATGGTCTGATAATTGTCTATTCCTTCCAGAGATCTAATGATAGAAcacccaaaatattttatttttcttatttccaacCTCTTCTCAGATTTCATACCAAGTCCTTCCCCAAGTAAACCAGTCTTACAAGCCGACTCTGAATCTCCTTGGTTCTTGCTCCGTAGATAATGGGATTGAGCACAGGAGGCACAAGCACATAGAGGTTAGCCAGGAAGATGTGCACGTGCTTGGGAACTCGGTTGTGACCAAAGCGATGggtgaggaaggagaagaaggcaGGTATATAGAAAACCAAGATGACACCAAGGTGAGAGCCACAGGTACTCAGAGCCTTGTGTTGAGCATCACGGGATGGAAGACGAAAGACAGCCTGGAGGATGAAGCCATAGGAGATGGCAATGAGGATTGAATCCAGGCCCATGGCCAGCAAAGCCACAGTCAGCCCATAGACAATGTTGACAGTGATGTTGGCACAGGCAAGCCTAGCAATGCCCATATGCTCACAGTATGTGTGAGCCATGACATGGTGACCACAGTAAGGCAGTCGCTTCAACAAAAAGATGAAGGGTGATACAATAGCCACACTACGGACTATCCCAGCAAAGATAATTTGGCCTATGACAGTATGGTTGAGAATGGTTGTGTATCTCAGTGGGTTGCAGATAGCCACATATCGATCAAAGGCCATGGCAAGGAGAACTGAGGACTCTAGAGCATAGATAGAATGGACACAAAACATCTGTGCTAGGCATCCACCAAAGGAAATCTCATTAGCATGGAGCCACAGAATGGCCAGCATTTTAGGTACAGTGGTAGAGCTTAGAGCCAGGTCAGTGAgtgagagaaggcagaggaagaggtaCATGGGTGCATGAAGAGCACTCTCTGTCCCAATGACAAAGATGAGGGCAGCATTACCAAGCAGTGCTACCAGATACATGATACAGAAAGGGATGGCAATCCAAAGGTGGGCAAACTCCAGCCCTGGGATCCCAGTGAGGAAGAGAGTGACTGGAAGACTGTCACTCATGTTGGAGGCTGACATCCGTCTTGGCACAAGAAGGGCTCTATCCAAGGGGTGAAGGCATGCCTGCCCTGTAATATTAGGTATCAGGTTTATTCACATGTTTGTAGGCTGAGAAAATTGTCTGTCACTTGCTTGAGAATCCTTTTAAGCCACTGATATTTCCTATATTATTCATCAATGCTTACTTTTATATTCAACACAGGGTTTATGTTTCTAAACAAATACTTCCTGACGCATTTGTGAAATGTCCTGAATGTTATCTAGAGACTTTTAGCCTGTTCCCTTGGATGGATATTTCTTACTTTCCTTTACTCATACCCCACCCACTCTATTATTTgcagttttctttatttaccccttttatatatttttttctttttttcattaatttatttagttcataaataaagtcatgcacaattataatacagaatacagtatgttcacaatggcatggctaaattaaaccaattaacatgttatatcacacatattcatcatttttgttttgagaatacttaaagtatactatctcacaacttttaaaatatagcatattgttatcaaccatatttatcatgctctcagtagacctcaagacttcatcgagtccatgcctcttgtccaactgcagttttatatccttaaaccaatcgtttccccattgttaaaagtcccacattgaagcccaatagccacaattctgctctctgttcccataagttcatcatttctaggttacacataaaattgaaattgtgtgacatttgtcttccagtgtgtcacttattttttttgggggggaagcatataactttactacttactaaagatgaaatcaaatttgcatgcacaggagagcactcactgaaacaccttggattaatcacatatttgagtttcaattagcatatctatctatctctctctctctctctctctctatatatatatatatatatatagagagagagagagcaataatggcaatatgtcatgcatcaatagcagcaacagcttttccagattctgcagttctttgaacaaaattgtagagacacccagcacactccattttaaaaaaacaaaaaacaaacaaaaacaaaaacaaacaaacaaacaacaacaacaacaacaacaaattaaaaaacagaatcccagaaaacagcacagttctgttactcttgtggtacttggcaccaatttttttttaaattagtttctcagtcatcatcttggaggaaaccattctgagcaacatcattaaaaacagctctgataaagcttGGTcattactatgtatcataaagcaggtctacatatgagtgagtacatatcatgtttgtctttttgtgattgggttacctcactcagaatggtttctttgagttccatctatttttcctgcaaatttcaagattccattgtttttttctgctgagtagtactccattgtgtaaatgtaccacaatttctctatccattcttcggttgaggggcatctaggctgcttccagtttctggctattacaaataatgctggtatgaacatggttatgtttttcttatttcaatTAAGTTTCCAGGTGCCTTCTGTCTCTATTATGATTCTTAACCATCTTTAAACTCTTGCCTATTTGATATGGACTATATGTTATTTGTAGGACTTAAACCTGGTTTCATATATCCAGATTCTGAGTTGGGACTTTTTACCCaatgtcaatattttattttgtctatcaCTTCCAAAGAAACCACTCTATTCCATGTCACTTCCTTATGTTATGATAGCTTTACTCAGTTTCTGAACTTAAGACTTTCATCCTACTTGCCTTGGGATTTTCAGTGATTAAAATCGGGTGGTTTTGACTCACCCTAGTTCTGGTCTGTGGTGGTAGAATCTGGCAAGCTGGAATCACTAcactctccttccccctctttttGGCCCAGTGCAGGATCTCTAACTATTGTAAGAGATCTGCTACTCTGTAGGCATCTATGGCTGAGAGGATGGGGACAGATAGGGTACAAGCACAGTTTGGTTTTCGTCTGTTAAGAGGCAGTGTGAAAGCTTactgagccagggtctcacttgGTTACACAATGGGGGCCCCCTTCCAAATTTGCCCCAGTCATTTTTGAGTCACTTTGTTGATTGGATTTTTGAGATCTTGCTTAGGCAAATACAGTTTAGTCAAACTTAGACATCAGTGCAATAACCATGagagggttatttttttttcccctttaaatcaAGCAGAGTTTTGTTTTGGAATCAGATTTTAAAGACTTACCTGTGCAAGAGGCATCCATTTTGGTGGAGTGTTGGTGGCTGTAAAGGAGTACTGTGTGGGTGCACAGCTGCTCTGATATGTATCACATGAACACACAGCtggggagaggaaaaagaggTGCAGTGGTTTGAGCAGGTATGTACCCGTGCTTGAAGTGGAGTGGAAGGTGGGTGTCGCTGCAAATCCAGATGGGTGTGGCATGAGAGAGTGGGGAGACTCAGGGTTCTTCCTGTTTGATTGTCTGCTCCTTTTAAAGTCTTCTGAACCCTCTAAATGCCTTCAGCTCAGCTCTGTATTCTAGCCCCCTCTGGTCACCAGGCTTATTAAATGAGGTTATTTATTGAATCATTCCTTAATGCTCAAGGGTAAAGACTCAGGTGTCCTCATCTGTGGAGGTACCTGCTGTGTATCTCTTGAGGGAGAAAGAGCAAGTAAGAAGTTGATAAATGAGGAGACattgactgagaaaaaaaaaaaaaactttgaaggGAAGTAGGAATTAACTACTTGTCTGTGCTTTGTTCCCTGTCCTGGTCCtggtctttcttctttcattgcctcccttttcttcctttcattctgggTTTTCCTGAGTGCCCAGTTATTGTGGCTCACTAGTACTCTGTGCTTGTGCTGAAAGATTTGTGTGGATAGAGTGGTAGGTGCTGGTGAATGCCCTT
The DNA window shown above is from Cricetulus griseus strain 17A/GY chromosome 3, alternate assembly CriGri-PICRH-1.0, whole genome shotgun sequence and carries:
- the LOC100772390 gene encoding olfactory receptor 52D1 — translated: MSASNMSDSLPVTLFLTGIPGLEFAHLWIAIPFCIMYLVALLGNAALIFVIGTESALHAPMYLFLCLLSLTDLALSSTTVPKMLAILWLHANEISFGGCLAQMFCVHSIYALESSVLLAMAFDRYVAICNPLRYTTILNHTVIGQIIFAGIVRSVAIVSPFIFLLKRLPYCGHHVMAHTYCEHMGIARLACANITVNIVYGLTVALLAMGLDSILIAISYGFILQAVFRLPSRDAQHKALSTCGSHLGVILVFYIPAFFSFLTHRFGHNRVPKHVHIFLANLYVLVPPVLNPIIYGARTKEIQSRLVRLVYLGKDLV